Within Schumannella luteola, the genomic segment TCGCTCACGCCCGAGCTCGCGAAGGGCCTCGAGTTCGACCTGGTGCTGCTGGTGAACCCGGCGTCGGAGCCGGCGGGCGCGGATGTCGCATCCTCCGGTCCCGCCTCGCTCGCGCCCACCTCGATCGAGGCCGCCGTCGACCGCTACGTGGCGATGACCCGCGCGACGCAGCAGCTCATCCTGCTCGAGCCCTGACGCGCATCCCCTCACCCGATCTGCTGAGGAACCGTCGTTGACAGCGCTGTCATCGGCTGGCAGGCTGGCCGGACGCTCCGCACCGCCCCCGCGTCGGATGCGCATCGGGAAGAGGACAACGTCGTCGTGAAGCTCAGCAGAACCGTGCCCGCGCGCCCCGCGCGCCCCCTCGCCTTCGCCCTCGCGCTGGCCACCGCGGCCGCGATCGGCATCGCCGCGGTGCCCGACCAGACCGCGACGGCGGCCCCCGCGCCGCTCGATGATGCAGCGCTGCTCGCCCAGGTGAACCCCTTCATCGGCACCGAGAACCTCGGCAACACCTACCCCGGCGCGGCCCGCCCCTTCGGCATGGTGCAGTTCTCGCCCGACACCGGCCACAACACGGGCTACGCCTGGGATGACAGCGTCGTGCGCGGCTTCTCGCTCGCGCACCTCTCGGGCGTCGGCTGCGGCATCGCCGGTTACCTGCCGGTGCTGCCCGTGCTCGGATCCCCGGTCGACACCGGGGTCACGGACTACGCCGACTACGCGATGGCGTTCTCGCACAACACGGCCGACGACACGACGCGTGAGAACGCGTCGCCCGGCTACTTCCAGGTGAAGCTCACGAGCCGCGGCGGCCCCGAGAAGGGCGCCGTCGTGAACGCCGAGCTCAGCGCGACCGAGCGCACGGCCGTGCAGCGCTACACCTTCCCGTCGAGCACGCGGTCGACCGTCATGGTCAACGCGGGCCAGACGCTGACCGGCGACGTGCCCGCCTCGGTGCAGTTCGTCGACGACCACACGATCCGCACGGCCATCCGCATCTCCGGCTTCTGCCAGTCGACGCAGCCCTTCACGGTCTTCACCGAGACCAGCTTCGACCGGCCCTTCGCCTCGCACGGCACCTGGACCGGCGGCGCCGTCGCGAACGGCTCCGACACCGCTGCCGAGGCCACCCGCACCGGCGCCTGGGCGACCTTCGACACCACCGACGACCGCACCGTCGAGGCGGTCACGTCGATGAGCTACGTGGATGCCGACGGCGCCCATGCGAACCTCACCGCCGAGACGGCGGGCTTCGACCGGGCGCGCACGGATGCCGAGAAGGCCTGGGTGCAGCGGCTGTCGCAGGTGCGCATCCCGGCCGGCGCGGCGAGCTCGCGCGAGTTGTACTCCTCGCTCTACCGCTCCTTCCTCTCGCCGAACATCGGCAACGACGTCGACGGCAGCTACCGCGGCTGGGATGGCGCCATCCACCGCGGCTCCGCCGGCGATCGCCCGTACTACCAGAACTTCTCGCTCTGGGACACGTACCGCACCCAGCAGCAGCTGCTCGCCATGCTCGCCCCGAAGGAGTCCGCCGACATGGCGGTGTCGCTCATCCGCATGGGCGAGCAGGGCGGCTGGTTGCCGCGCTGGGCCTACGGTCTCGTCGAGACGAACATCATGACCGGCGACCCGGTCACCCCGTTCCTCGTCAGCGCCTGGCACCAGGGTCTGCTGACCCGGGCTGAGGCCGACCGCGCCTACGCGCTGCTGCTGGAGAACGCCGACGGGACCCCACCCGCCGACCTGCCGCTCAAAGCCAACGGCCGCGCCGGCAACCCGGTGTATGTGGCCGACGGCTTCGCGCCCTACGCCCCGGCCGAGAGCGGATTCCCCGGCGACTACGACCTGCAGCACGGCGCCTCGGCGACGCTCGAGTACGCGCTCGCCGACGCGACGCTCGCCACGATGGCCCGCGACCTCGGCCACGACGCCGACGCCGAACGGCTCGCCGCCCGCGGGCAGAACTACCGGGCGATCTGGGATGCGGCCGCTGGCACTTTCCGTCCGCGCGACCGCAGCGGCGCCTTCGTCGGCGACGCGGAGGCCTCGCAGGCGCCCGGATTCCACGAGGGCACCGCATCCCAGTACCGCTGGCTCGTGCAGCAGGACGTGCCGGGCCTCATGCGCCTGCTGAGCAAGGACGCGGCCGACCCGCGCCCCGCGGTCGAGTCGCGGCTGGACGAGTTCTTCGCCTACGACAAGCTCAAGGCCGACCCGGTCACGACGGTCAACACCGACTGGGTCACGAGCACCGCCAACGAGGGCGGCTACGGGCGCAGCACCTACAACCCGAACAACGAGCCCGACCTGCACGCGCCGTACATGTACCTCTGGACGGGCCGGCCCGACAAGACGGTGGATGTGGTGCGCGCCGCCATGGGCCTCTTCACCGATTCGCCGCGCGGCGTGACCGGCAACGACGACATGGGCACGATGTCGGCCTGGTACGTGCTGTCGGCGATGGGCGTCTACCCGATCATCCCGGGCAGCGACGTCTGGGGTCTCACGACGCCGGCCTACGACCGCATCGAGGTGCGGCGCGGCGACGAGACCGCGGCGGGCCTGACGATCACGGCCGACGGCGTCAGCGACCAGGCGCGCTACACGACCGGCGTCACCGCCGGCGGACACGCGGTCGACACGGGGTACCTCAGCGGAGCCGATCTCAAAGACGCCGGCACGCTCGACTTCGCCGTCGCGACGAAGCCGGGCAGCTGGGCGACCGGGAAGGATGCGGCTCCCGGTGCGATCAATCCCGAGACGGCCGTGCCGTCGCGGGTGACCGGATCGCTCGCGGATTCCGTGCTGACGGTCGCGCCCGGCGCATCCGCCCGCACCTCGCTCGAGCTGCTCGTGCAGTCGGAGGGCGACTTCTCGGGGCGCGTCGAGGTCGTCTCGGCCACGCCGGGGCTGACGGTGGATGTGGGCGACGGCGCGGTGCGCGCGAGCGGCGCCCGCACGCCGGTCGCCGTCTCGAAGCCGGTCGGCGTCAGCGCCTCGAACGTGGTCGACAGCGACGGCTCGGTCGTGCTGCGGGTCGTCGCCGACGGCGGCGCTTCGCGGGACTTCACGCTCACGATCGTCAGCCGCTCGCCATGGCTGCAGGCCGCCTACTCGGCGACCGGTATCGGCACCCCGGGTCAGCCGGACGCGAGCTTCGACGAGGGCGGCGCCTACTACCTGCGCGAGGCGCTCGAGAAGGGCGGCTTCACGCCGTCGTCGACCCACGCCCTCGGCGACACCGGGCTCGTCTTCACGATGCCGGCCTACGGTCCCGGGGCGAAGGACAACATCCCCATGAACGGCCAGACGATCGCCGTTCCCGCTTCGATCGGCTCGACCTCGCGGATCGCGCTCGTCGGCTCGGCGACCAACGCGAGCCCCTCGGCCACCGGAACCGCGACACTCACCTTCGCCGACCCGAGCGGAGCCACCCGCACGACGACGGCGCCGGTGCGCCTGACCGACTGGTGCAAGGGCAGCCCCGACGGCGACAACAGCAGCCTCATCCAGATGGGTCAGCGCGTCGAGGGAGACGACCGGGTCGGCAACGTCGGCTGCGGCCTGTTCGCGACGGCGCCGATCGCGACCGGCGTCGCCGCCGGATCCCGTCTGGTGTCGATCACTCTGCCGACCGACACGCGCATGCACCTCTTCGCGATCGCGGCCGAGCCCTCGGCGAGCGGCGTGACTCTCGCGGCCGACCCGGCCTCGGCGAAGCCGGGCGACACGGTCACGCTGACCGCGACGGTCTCGGGCGTGCAGCGCGACGGCGTCGTCGTGCTGACCGATGCGGCGGCCGCCGGAACCGACGCGGGCGCCGGCGCGGATGCGGGTACCGGCGAGCTCGGACGCGCGCGCGTCGTCGACGGCGTCGCCGCCTTCCCGCTCACGCCGACCGCGGGAACGCACTCCTACCGCGCCGCCTTCGTGCCGGCGGATCCGGCGCTGCAGACCGCGGCGACCTCCGACGCGACCGAGGTCGTGGTGACCGACCCGTCGGGCCCGAAGCCCGCCACCGTCAACCTGGACTTCTCGGCGGCTCAGGTGGTCGAGGGCGGCAGCGTCGAGCTGTCGATCCGCGTCGACCCGGTCGCCGAGGGCACGGTGTTCGTCAGCGACGGCATCGTCGAGCGCTCGGCGCGACTGCGGGTCGCCGCCGTCGCGGCGGCGGATGGCGTGCCGCTGGTGAACGGCGCCGCGACGGTCACGATCACGCCCACCGGCGTCGGCGTGCACACCTACTCGGTGCGCTTCGTCCCGGCTGACGCGGCGGCTCCGTCATCGTCGGCCTCCGCGTCGATCACGGTGCTGCCGCGGGACGCGACGGGCCCCGGCGACCCGTCGGCGCCCGGCGCGGGTTCGGGAGCGGGCTCCGGCACCGGCTCGGATTCCGCTTCGGCGTCGGGCGGTGCGCTCGCCTCGACGGGTGATGACCCCTCGGGCCTGGTCATCGCGGCGACCCTGCTCGTCCTCGCCGGCCTCGCGCTGCTCGTGCTGCGCCGCCGTCGGGAGGTCTGATCCGGTCGGCTCGGGTCACCGCGTCGTCAGCGTGACCCGGGCCGGACGCTCGTCTCAGCCGAGCGCCGCGTCGATGAGCGTCGCGGCGGCGCGGCGCGCCTGCCCGGCGGCTTCGCCGGTGCCGGCGATCGCCGCGGTCGTCTGCGCGCCCTCGGCGAGGATGGCCAGCTGCGCCGCGAGGTCGGCGCTGCCGCCGGCCGCATCCACCAACGACGCCATGTACGCCTGGAACGAGGCCTTGTGCTCGCGCGCCGCCGCGGCGACGGCGGGGGAGGCGGCGCCGAGCTCGCCGAAGGTGTTGATGAAGCCGCAGCCGCGGAAGTCGTCGTCGTCGAACCACACGGCGAGATAGTCGTAGGTCGCGAGCAGCTGCGCGCGCGGGCCTTCGGCCGCGACGGCGCTCACGGCGGCGGCGAGCGTCGAGGTCCACAGCTCGTGGCGGCGGCGCAGCACCTCGAGCACGATCGACTCCTTCGAGGGGAAGAGGCCGTAGAGCCGACGCAGCGAGAGGCCGGAGGCGCTGCGCAGATCGTCCATGCCGACGGCCTGCACGCCGCGCGCGTAGTAGAGCGCGTCGGCCACCTCCACGACGTGCTCGCGCGTCTCGGCCTCCACTGCCGATCCACTGCTCATGCGGCCAGTGTACTTGCGTGAGAACGCTCGTTCCGGCTAGCGTTGCCCTCATTCGAGAACGTACGTTCTCGCATCCCCGATCGTCAGGAGCACCACATGCCCACGCGCACCGCACGCACCGCCTGGAACGGCTCGCTCGAGGCCGGCGGCGGCCAGGTCGAGCTCAGCAGCTCGAAGGTCGGCACCTACGACGTCTCGTTCCCCAAGCGCGCCGCCGACGACGCCGACGGCACCACGAGCCCCGAAGAGCTCATCGCCGCCGCTCACTCCGCCTGCTACGCCATGCAGTTCTCGGCCCTGCTCGGCGGCGCCGGCGGCACGGTCGAGCAGCTCGACGTGAAGGCCGACGTCTCCCTCGGGCCGGACTCCTCCGACGGCGGCTTCAAGCTCACCGGCATCGTGCTCACCGTCGAGGGCGAGGTCTCGGGAATCGACGAGGCCACGTTCCTCAAGGCCGCCGACGACGCCAAGGCCGGCTGCCCGGTCAGCAAGGCGCTCACCGGCGTCGAGATCACGCTCAACGCGACCTTCGTGAGCTGACCCGACTGCTCGTGCGGTCGGCGCCCCCGCGCCGACACGGAACGAGGGGGTGGATGCGTCGCGCATCCACCCCCTCGTCGTCTCCACGAGACTCGGCCGGCCTGGGGTCAGCCCTGCTTGGTGGTCTTCTCGACGCTCATCACGAGCACGACGCGGTCGGCGGAGTCGGCCGGCGCCGGGCTCTCCATGCCGTAGCGCTTCGACAGCTCGACGTAGAACGCGCCGGTCGGGTCGGGCTCCGCCGCGACCAGGCGCCCGCGCACCTCGAGGTAGCGGATCGGGTTCTCGGGGTCGACGACCGAGATCGCCATCGACGGGTTCTGCTGCAGGTTGCGGAACTTGCCGCGCTTCGTCGTGTGCGTGAAGCGGATGTGCTCCCCGTCGAAGAGGAACCACATCGGGTTGACCTGCACGCTGCCGTCGGGGCGCACGGTTCCGAGGTGCGCGTAGAGCGGCTGCTCGAGCAGGGAGCGGAAGTCGGCCGGGATCACGGAGTTCGCATCGGTCACGCGTCCATGCTGGCACGGCGCTCGCGCGCGTCGCCGGTGTCGACCGCCGTCCCCATCGGGCACGATGGACCTGAGGAATCTCCGACGAGAGGATGCCATGTCCACGCCCGAGCCCGGCCAGCAGCCCCAGCGGCCCGCCGACCTCCCCGACTCCGCGCCCGTCGATCCCGCGTCGGCGAATCCCGCCCCCGCGGATCCCGCATCCCCGGCGGACGCGCCGGCGAACCCCTACGCCGCCGGCAATCCGTATGCCGCGGCACCCGGCGCTCCCGCACGCTCGGCGGCCGACAATCCCTACGCGGTCGTGCCGAACTCCGCTCCTCAGTACGAGGCCCCGCAGTCGGGCTGGGCGTCGGGCACCTCGACGTCGGCCACGATCAACTTCGGCGGCGGCACTCCCGGTGCCCGCGTCACGACCCGCTCGTACGGCGCGACCGAATCGTGGAAGATCATCGCGATAGTCGGCTTCGTCTTCGCCTTCATCTTCTCGATCGTCGGACTCATCGTGAGCATCGTCGCCCGCCGGCAGGCGAAGAAGGCGGGGGCGGTGAGCAAGTTCGCGACCGCCGGCATCATCGTCTCGATCGTGCGCCTCGTGCTCGACATCGTCGCGGTCGTCCTGTTCGTCACGCTCTTCGCGGGCATCTTCCAGACCTGCGCCGACCTCGGACCGGGCGTGCACGACCACAACGGCGTCACCTACACCTGCAGCTGACCCGGCGCCAGCAGATCCCCTGCTCAGGCGTCAGTCGGCCAGCAGCTCGCGCAGACTGAGCGGCGGGCGTCCGGTCACCCGCTCGACCGCATCCGTGACGCCGTCGAGCTCGCCCGCGGCGATCGCGGTGTAGGTCGACACCCACGCCTCCACCTGCCAGTCCGGGGCGCCGTAGCTCGCGCGCGAGGCGTAGGCCTCGTCGAGCGTCTCGTCGTGGAAGGTGATCGACCGCCCGGTCGACGCCGACAGGATGCCCGCCACCTCATCGAGCGTCAGCGACTCGGGCCCGGTCAGGTCGTAAGTCGCGCCGGCGTGGGCTGCGGGGTCGCGCAGGATCGCGGCCGCCGTGCGGGCGACATCCGCCTGAGCGACGGCGGCGACGCGCCCCGAGCCGGCCGGGCCGCGGATGACGCCGTCCTCGCCCGGCAGGTGCGCGAAGAAGTCGAGGTAGAAGTCGTCGCGCAGGAAGGTGTGCGACATCCCACTCGCCCGGATGTGCCGCTCGGTCGCCGCGTGATCGCGCGCGAGTGTGAACACGGCGTCGTCGGCCGCCGCGAAGAACGACGTGTAGACGACGTGCTCGACCCCGGCGGCGGCCGCCGCGTCGATCACGGCGTAGTGCTGCGCCAGCCGGTCGGCGTTCTCGGCGCCCGACACGAGGAAGAGCGTGCGCACCCCGTCCAGCGCCGCGCGGGTGCGCTCGTCGTCGGCGTACTCCGCTTCGACGACGACGGCGTCGGGCAGCTGCGGCGCGGCCTCGGGCCGGCGTGCGAGCAGTCGCAGAGGGATGCCGTCGCCCGCCAGCTCGCGGGCGACCAGTCCGCCGACGCGTCCGGTGGCGCCGGTCACCGCCAGCTCGGGGAGGGACGAGGTGGATGCGCTGCGCTCGCTCGGGCTCACCCGTCCACTCTGCCGGTCGGCGGCCCCGGACGCTTGCCCGTTCGTGCACAGATCCCGGCATCGGGCACGGACCGCCCGTGCCCTCGCGCTCGATCTCAGCTCGCGGCGTCGGCGCCCTTCGCGCTCCCGCCGGCGGTCGCGTCGAAGAACGGCATCGCCACGAGGCCCTCGAAGCGCTTGCGCAGCGGCGTCGGCAGCGCGCGCTCGACCTTCGCCGTGGCGGAGTCGAGTCCGCGATCCTTCTCGGGCAGGATGCCGGCTCGCCGCCCCAGCGCGAGCGCCAGCATGACGGCGAGCGCCTCCTCGTCGGTGAGCATGAGCGGCGGCATCGCGAAGCCCTCGCCGATGCGGTAGCCGCCGTAGCGCCCGCGCACCGTCTCGACGGGCACGCCGAGCTCGCGCAGGTGCTCGGCGTAGCGGCGCACGGTGCGCTCATCCACCTCGAGCACGGCGGCGAGCTCGCCGACGGAGCGCTTGGGGGCCGACTGCAGCAGCTCGAGCATGGTCAGAACGCGGGCGGTAGGGCGAGGCATCGCCTCCAGCCTGGCACAGCTACCGGACGCGGTGTGTCCGCTTGGCCTCGCGCTGGCATCCGGTCCGCCGCATCCGGGCCGACCGTGGCGGTCAGGCCGCGTGCACCCAGCCGGTCTTGCGCACGATCATCGCCCGGCCGTACTGCGCCGCGGCGAGGTAGTGGCCCACGACGCCGCAGAGGAACAGCACGAAGCCGCTGCCGATGATCGCGGCGCCGATCGCCGCGACGCCCGAGGAGACGAGGGCGGTGCCGAGCAGCACGGCCAGCAGCCCGACGAAGAGCAGCGCCGTGCGGATCTTGCCCGTCCACGTCACCGGCAGGTTCGGGTCGCCGTCGAACACGGTCACGCTGAGGATGCCGAGGGTCAGGTCGGGCACCACGAGCAGCACGACCGCGGCCCAGGGGATGAGCCCGCCGGCCGCGAGCGACATCACGACGGCGAAGGTGGTGAAGCGGTCGGCGAGCGGATCGAGCCACTTGCCGAGCTCGGAGACCGTTCCGGTGCGGCGGGCGAGCCAGCCGTCGACCCAGTCGGTGCTGAACACGATCGCGATGAGCACGATCGCGGCCCAGTACTGCTCGACGATGATCAGCACCAGGAACACGGGCAGCAGCAGCAGACGCACGAGCGAGATGAGGTTCGGCCAGGTGCGCCACTCGTCCTGCTTGAACAGGCGGGTGAACAGCGGCACGCGCGGAACGTCGGCCTCGACCGGCGCGCTCGCCCGCGCGGTCGCGCTGGCGACGGCGTCGATCACGGTCGCGGCGGTCGCGTGGGTGCGGCGCACGGCGCGCACGAGCAGTGCGATCACGACGGCTGCGGCGATGCCGGCCAGCACGAGCAGCCCGCCGTCGCCGAGCGCGTCGCGCACCGCATCCAGCGAGGCCCGCAGCAGGAAGCCCGCGCCGACGTAGACGAGCGCCCAGGTCGCGGCGCCGAGCAGCGAGGCGACGAGGAAGGTCGAGTAGCGCACCTTCGCGACGCCGGCCGCGAGCGGAGTGAGGGTGCGAACGATCGGCACGAGTCGAGTCAGGTAGATCGCGAGACCGCCGCGGCGCTCGAGCGTGACGAGGGCGCGATCCCAGTTGCGCAGCCCCAGTCGGCGCACGAGCGGACGATCGCGCAGCGCCGTGCCGGTGCGCCGCCCGAGCAGATAGCCGAGGTGGTCGCCCGCGCAGGCGCCGATCGTGACCGCGACGAACATGATGATCGCCGGGATCACGCCGGTGATCGCGGCCGAGAGCAGCAGGATGACGCCCTCGCCCGGCAGGTGGAAGCCGAGCCCGAGGCCGTTGTCGAGAAACGCGAAGAGGGCACCGAGCCCCCAGGTGAGCGGGTCGGGCAGCGTCGGCGTCGCGACGGCTGCGGGAAGGCTCACGCCTCAAGAGTAGAGCGCGCCGCCGACGGCGCGGCCCGGGCGGGATCGGCTGCGCCCCTGCAGCGCGCCCCGCCCGAACCTGCGCAACCCCGGTGCAGCTCGTCGCGGGCGCCGCTGCGCGGCTATTCTCGACCGCAGAGGCCGTCACCCGGCCTGCGGACGAGGGAGCAGTACCCGCACCACGACAAGACTGACTCGGAAGGTCTGTCGTGTTCTGGCTCCTCCTCATCGCCTCCGGCGTGCTCGAAGCCGTCTGGGCTTCGGCGCTCGCCGCCTCGAAGGGATTCCGTCGCCGCGTGCCGACGGTCGTCTTCGCCGTCGCGCTCGTCGCATCCATGGCGGGTCTCGCGATCGCGATGACCGCCCTCCCGGTCGGCACCGCCTACGCCGTCTGGGTCGGCATCGGCGCGACGCTCACGGTCGTGTGGGCGCTCATCCGCCGCACCGAGCGCGCCTCGGTCGCGCGCATCCTGCTGCTCCTTCTCCTCGTGGCCTCGGTCGCGGGCCTCAAGGCGGTGAGCTAGATGTCCGGCGCCGCACGCGCGTGGATCGCGCTCGTCGTCTCGGGTGTGCTCGAGGCCGTCTGGGCGACGGCGCTCGGCCGCTCGCACGGCTTCACCGAGCCGCTGCCGACCGTCGTCTTCGTGGTCGCGCTCGCGCTGAGCATGGCGGGGCTGGGACGGGCGGCGAAGTGCATCCCGATCGGCACCGCCTACGCGGTCTGGGTCGGCATCGGCGCGGCGCTGACCGTGGGCTTCGCGCTCGTGACCGGCACAGAGGAGTTCTCGCCGCTCAAGGCGGTGTTCCTGGCCGGGATCGTGCTCGCCGTCGTCGGGCTGAAGCTGCTGCCGGCTAGCTCGCCGCGCCGGTCTCCTCGACCTCGGAGGCGAGCCCGAGCAGATGTCCGGCGCGCGCGAGGCGCTGCAGCCGATCGGCGAGGTGACTGATGTTCTCGGCCGTCATCGAGATGCGCGAGCCGTCGCGCGACTGCACCGTGAGCGCCTCGCCGGCGAAGCTCGCATCCACGGCCGCCTCGACCACGCGATCCGCGTCGGCCTGACCCTGCAGGGCGCTGATGCGCCACTTCTCGGCCGCATCGGGGGCGACGTCGTCGGCGAAACGGCCGCGCAGAACGCGGCGCACGGCGGCGGAGGCGATCGTCAGCTCGCCGATGGAGCGCAGGATCACGACGGGCGGGCCGTCGTCATGCAGAACGGACATGCTCTCCCCGGGGTGGTCGGCGGGCGATGCGAGGGCGGTGCAGTGGCGCCACTCTAGCGATCCTCGGTTGCGCGGGGCCATGCCCTTGACGCGACGCGTTCGCGGCGGATATCGCGGCCGGCCGGCCGGCCAGCCAGCCGACCGGTCGTCGCGGAGCGGGAGGAGCGGATCAGCCGTCGCTGGGCGACCCGCTCGGCGCGCGATAGAGATCGCCGGTGCCGGCATCCAGCTTGACCTCGTGCTTCGTCGCGCCATCGACGAGCTCGACCTGCCAGATCACCGTGCCGTCCTCGTCGTCGAGCTTCACCTCGGTGATGACGCCCTTCGACTGCACCGCGGCGGCCTTGGCGGCGTCGGAGAAGTCGATCTTGGCCCACTGCAGGTAGTGCACGTTCTCGGCCGCGTCGTCGGCGTCGGTCGCCTTCGGGCTCGGGCTGCCGATGATCGAGGCGTCCTTCGCGCTGACCTTCACCTCGGTCTCGCTGCCGTCGTCGGCGGCGATCACGACCTCCCAGGCGGCGCCGTCGTCATCCTTCTCGATCGAGATCACGGTGCCCGACCCGACCTGATCGAGCGCCGTCTCGGCAGCCGAGCCGAGGTCGCCGCCGGGATCGCCGACCGCCGAGGAGCTCGACGGATCCGAGGTGGCGGTGGCGGCGGTGCAGCCCGCGAGCAGACCGGCGGCGAGCGGCAGGGCCAGCAGAGCGGGCAGCACTCGGGTCGCGGAGCGGGAGGCGGATGCGGTGGATGCGGCGGTGAAGCGGGGCACGGGTCTCCTCGGGGGTTCCATCCACTCTGCACTCCTCTCTTGGGAGTCCACCCGGATGCGCCGCGAGAGCCGCTCCGCGGGAGATGTCGTCGGCGCGGGGAGCGCGGGCGCGACGAAGGGGCCGCCCGCTGGACGCGGGCGACCCCTTCGGTGTCTCTTCTGATCGGCCCTCAGGCCGATCGGTGTCGGCTGGTCAGCCGAACCGGATCAGCGGCCGAGCAGACCACCGAGCGCGGCGTCGACGGTGTCGCCGACCTCAGCGCCGATGCCCGAGGTCGCGTCGGTGACGACGTCGCCGACCGAGGTGCTCGGGTTGCCGGCGTTGGTCTCGTTGCCCGAGACGTTGCCGGTCGTGTTGCCGTTGGCGGCGCTGTTGCCGTTGGCCGAGCCGTTGCCCGCGCTCACGTCGTTGCCCGACGCGACCGGAACCTCGTTGCCCGAGGCGATCGGCGCGGTGGTGTTCGTCTCGTTGCCCGAGGCGATCGGGGCGGTCGTGGTGTTGCCCGAGGCGATCGGGTTGCCCGAGGCGACGTCGCCGAGGT encodes:
- a CDS encoding GH92 family glycosyl hydrolase, translated to MKLSRTVPARPARPLAFALALATAAAIGIAAVPDQTATAAPAPLDDAALLAQVNPFIGTENLGNTYPGAARPFGMVQFSPDTGHNTGYAWDDSVVRGFSLAHLSGVGCGIAGYLPVLPVLGSPVDTGVTDYADYAMAFSHNTADDTTRENASPGYFQVKLTSRGGPEKGAVVNAELSATERTAVQRYTFPSSTRSTVMVNAGQTLTGDVPASVQFVDDHTIRTAIRISGFCQSTQPFTVFTETSFDRPFASHGTWTGGAVANGSDTAAEATRTGAWATFDTTDDRTVEAVTSMSYVDADGAHANLTAETAGFDRARTDAEKAWVQRLSQVRIPAGAASSRELYSSLYRSFLSPNIGNDVDGSYRGWDGAIHRGSAGDRPYYQNFSLWDTYRTQQQLLAMLAPKESADMAVSLIRMGEQGGWLPRWAYGLVETNIMTGDPVTPFLVSAWHQGLLTRAEADRAYALLLENADGTPPADLPLKANGRAGNPVYVADGFAPYAPAESGFPGDYDLQHGASATLEYALADATLATMARDLGHDADAERLAARGQNYRAIWDAAAGTFRPRDRSGAFVGDAEASQAPGFHEGTASQYRWLVQQDVPGLMRLLSKDAADPRPAVESRLDEFFAYDKLKADPVTTVNTDWVTSTANEGGYGRSTYNPNNEPDLHAPYMYLWTGRPDKTVDVVRAAMGLFTDSPRGVTGNDDMGTMSAWYVLSAMGVYPIIPGSDVWGLTTPAYDRIEVRRGDETAAGLTITADGVSDQARYTTGVTAGGHAVDTGYLSGADLKDAGTLDFAVATKPGSWATGKDAAPGAINPETAVPSRVTGSLADSVLTVAPGASARTSLELLVQSEGDFSGRVEVVSATPGLTVDVGDGAVRASGARTPVAVSKPVGVSASNVVDSDGSVVLRVVADGGASRDFTLTIVSRSPWLQAAYSATGIGTPGQPDASFDEGGAYYLREALEKGGFTPSSTHALGDTGLVFTMPAYGPGAKDNIPMNGQTIAVPASIGSTSRIALVGSATNASPSATGTATLTFADPSGATRTTTAPVRLTDWCKGSPDGDNSSLIQMGQRVEGDDRVGNVGCGLFATAPIATGVAAGSRLVSITLPTDTRMHLFAIAAEPSASGVTLAADPASAKPGDTVTLTATVSGVQRDGVVVLTDAAAAGTDAGAGADAGTGELGRARVVDGVAAFPLTPTAGTHSYRAAFVPADPALQTAATSDATEVVVTDPSGPKPATVNLDFSAAQVVEGGSVELSIRVDPVAEGTVFVSDGIVERSARLRVAAVAAADGVPLVNGAATVTITPTGVGVHTYSVRFVPADAAAPSSSASASITVLPRDATGPGDPSAPGAGSGAGSGTGSDSASASGGALASTGDDPSGLVIAATLLVLAGLALLVLRRRREV
- a CDS encoding TetR/AcrR family transcriptional regulator — its product is MSSGSAVEAETREHVVEVADALYYARGVQAVGMDDLRSASGLSLRRLYGLFPSKESIVLEVLRRRHELWTSTLAAAVSAVAAEGPRAQLLATYDYLAVWFDDDDFRGCGFINTFGELGAASPAVAAAAREHKASFQAYMASLVDAAGGSADLAAQLAILAEGAQTTAAIAGTGEAAGQARRAAATLIDAALG
- a CDS encoding OsmC family peroxiredoxin, with the protein product MPTRTARTAWNGSLEAGGGQVELSSSKVGTYDVSFPKRAADDADGTTSPEELIAAAHSACYAMQFSALLGGAGGTVEQLDVKADVSLGPDSSDGGFKLTGIVLTVEGEVSGIDEATFLKAADDAKAGCPVSKALTGVEITLNATFVS
- a CDS encoding PPOX class F420-dependent oxidoreductase — its product is MTDANSVIPADFRSLLEQPLYAHLGTVRPDGSVQVNPMWFLFDGEHIRFTHTTKRGKFRNLQQNPSMAISVVDPENPIRYLEVRGRLVAAEPDPTGAFYVELSKRYGMESPAPADSADRVVLVMSVEKTTKQG
- a CDS encoding DUF4190 domain-containing protein, producing MSTPEPGQQPQRPADLPDSAPVDPASANPAPADPASPADAPANPYAAGNPYAAAPGAPARSAADNPYAVVPNSAPQYEAPQSGWASGTSTSATINFGGGTPGARVTTRSYGATESWKIIAIVGFVFAFIFSIVGLIVSIVARRQAKKAGAVSKFATAGIIVSIVRLVLDIVAVVLFVTLFAGIFQTCADLGPGVHDHNGVTYTCS
- a CDS encoding SDR family oxidoreductase, producing MSPSERSASTSSLPELAVTGATGRVGGLVARELAGDGIPLRLLARRPEAAPQLPDAVVVEAEYADDERTRAALDGVRTLFLVSGAENADRLAQHYAVIDAAAAAGVEHVVYTSFFAAADDAVFTLARDHAATERHIRASGMSHTFLRDDFYLDFFAHLPGEDGVIRGPAGSGRVAAVAQADVARTAAAILRDPAAHAGATYDLTGPESLTLDEVAGILSASTGRSITFHDETLDEAYASRASYGAPDWQVEAWVSTYTAIAAGELDGVTDAVERVTGRPPLSLRELLAD
- a CDS encoding helix-turn-helix transcriptional regulator, which codes for MPRPTARVLTMLELLQSAPKRSVGELAAVLEVDERTVRRYAEHLRELGVPVETVRGRYGGYRIGEGFAMPPLMLTDEEALAVMLALALGRRAGILPEKDRGLDSATAKVERALPTPLRKRFEGLVAMPFFDATAGGSAKGADAAS
- a CDS encoding CDP-alcohol phosphatidyltransferase family protein, producing the protein MSLPAAVATPTLPDPLTWGLGALFAFLDNGLGLGFHLPGEGVILLLSAAITGVIPAIIMFVAVTIGACAGDHLGYLLGRRTGTALRDRPLVRRLGLRNWDRALVTLERRGGLAIYLTRLVPIVRTLTPLAAGVAKVRYSTFLVASLLGAATWALVYVGAGFLLRASLDAVRDALGDGGLLVLAGIAAAVVIALLVRAVRRTHATAATVIDAVASATARASAPVEADVPRVPLFTRLFKQDEWRTWPNLISLVRLLLLPVFLVLIIVEQYWAAIVLIAIVFSTDWVDGWLARRTGTVSELGKWLDPLADRFTTFAVVMSLAAGGLIPWAAVVLLVVPDLTLGILSVTVFDGDPNLPVTWTGKIRTALLFVGLLAVLLGTALVSSGVAAIGAAIIGSGFVLFLCGVVGHYLAAAQYGRAMIVRKTGWVHAA
- a CDS encoding DMT family transporter — encoded protein: MFWLLLIASGVLEAVWASALAASKGFRRRVPTVVFAVALVASMAGLAIAMTALPVGTAYAVWVGIGATLTVVWALIRRTERASVARILLLLLLVASVAGLKAVS
- a CDS encoding DMT family transporter encodes the protein MSGAARAWIALVVSGVLEAVWATALGRSHGFTEPLPTVVFVVALALSMAGLGRAAKCIPIGTAYAVWVGIGAALTVGFALVTGTEEFSPLKAVFLAGIVLAVVGLKLLPASSPRRSPRPRRRARADVRRARGAAADRRGD